A window from Patescibacteria group bacterium encodes these proteins:
- a CDS encoding N-6 DNA methylase: MFTPATIKAIQDIMRQDIGVDGDATRLSQMVWLIYLKILDDEDKALEIRKEKFVPTLPKKYQWRTWAGPLDGMTGDKLIEFVNNDLLPGLRELPESGNKRTELTRMAFQDVYNFMRKGTLLKQVINKVNEIDFNASKDRHAFNEIYERLLKSLQSAGNFGEMYTPRAVTQFIVEMVDPKVGESVLDPAVGTGGFLVHALEHMRKQVKSVKDEQRIQQSIHGVEKKPLPFMLLITNMMLHGIEEPVTMRRGNTLEKPIRDYTDTDKVTCIVTNPPFGGTEEPGIESNFPKEFQTRETADLFLVLIMRLLKKNGRAGLVLPDGTLFGEGMKTGLKKALLEECDLHTIVRLPKSVFAPYTSIATNLLFFTKGEPTKEVWYYEHPFPDGQKAYSMTNPIRVEEFEVEEKWWNNREENDHAWKVSIDEIVKRNYNLDIKNPRTPVDVLESPEMLLTTYRTKQKEVKEVLAQIRAVITDALSHHDPK, from the coding sequence ATGTTTACTCCAGCAACAATTAAAGCAATTCAAGATATCATGCGCCAAGATATTGGCGTTGACGGTGACGCAACACGTCTCTCGCAGATGGTGTGGCTCATCTATTTGAAAATCCTCGATGACGAGGATAAGGCACTCGAGATCCGCAAGGAGAAGTTCGTGCCAACTCTGCCAAAAAAGTACCAGTGGCGTACTTGGGCGGGTCCTCTCGATGGAATGACCGGCGACAAGCTCATTGAGTTTGTGAACAATGATCTCTTACCCGGACTTCGAGAACTCCCAGAGAGTGGCAACAAACGCACAGAACTTACGCGCATGGCATTTCAGGATGTTTACAACTTCATGCGTAAGGGTACGCTCCTGAAGCAGGTCATCAACAAGGTAAATGAGATCGACTTCAACGCCTCTAAAGACCGCCACGCTTTCAATGAGATATACGAACGACTCCTTAAGAGTCTTCAGAGTGCAGGTAATTTCGGAGAGATGTACACCCCTCGCGCAGTGACGCAGTTCATCGTGGAAATGGTTGACCCTAAAGTCGGAGAGTCAGTACTCGACCCCGCCGTGGGGACTGGTGGATTCTTGGTACATGCACTGGAACACATGCGTAAGCAAGTAAAGTCAGTGAAAGACGAACAAAGGATTCAGCAAAGTATTCACGGCGTAGAAAAGAAGCCTCTTCCGTTTATGTTACTCATTACGAATATGATGCTTCACGGCATTGAAGAGCCTGTGACCATGCGTCGCGGGAATACGCTTGAGAAGCCAATACGTGACTATACGGACACCGACAAAGTAACCTGCATCGTAACCAACCCGCCGTTTGGAGGCACAGAAGAGCCGGGTATCGAATCAAACTTCCCCAAGGAGTTTCAGACACGTGAGACAGCGGATCTCTTCTTGGTGCTTATTATGCGTTTGCTCAAGAAGAATGGTCGTGCTGGGTTAGTCCTCCCCGATGGCACCCTCTTTGGCGAAGGGATGAAAACCGGGTTAAAGAAAGCATTGCTCGAAGAGTGCGACCTCCACACTATCGTGCGTTTGCCGAAGAGTGTCTTTGCGCCTTACACCAGTATTGCAACAAACCTGCTTTTCTTCACCAAAGGAGAACCGACAAAGGAAGTGTGGTACTACGAGCACCCATTCCCTGATGGTCAGAAGGCCTACTCAATGACGAACCCTATCCGCGTAGAAGAGTTTGAGGTCGAGGAGAAGTGGTGGAACAACCGCGAGGAAAACGATCATGCATGGAAGGTTTCTATCGATGAGATAGTAAAGCGTAACTACAACCTTGATATCAAGAACCCACGCACGCCTGTTGATGTACTCGAGTCACCGGAGATGCTATTGACGACTTATCGCACAAAGCAAAAGGAGGTAAAGGAAGTACTCGCACAAATCCGCGCAGTCATCACTGACGCTCTTTCGCACCATGACCCCAAATGA